The following is a genomic window from Equus asinus isolate D_3611 breed Donkey chromosome 3, EquAss-T2T_v2, whole genome shotgun sequence.
GTCCCAGAcctttttataagattttatctagtacaaaaacaaatgcattgttttttaaaaaaatatagaaaaatcttACTTGTGTATTCTTTTCCAGCcacttgtttttatcttttaattgtaTTGGACATATTCCCATGTTAGGACAATGAAAGAGCTATGTCATTCTGAGTAAATGggtataccataatttatttaaccatacTCCTATTGATGAGTATTAGGTGGTTTTGCTCATAATTCACATCTCTCTGCTCATATGCATATGTAGAGGATATTCTCTGAACAGGGTATGCCAAATTGCTCTTCAGAAAGACTATAGCATTTGAACTTGCATACTCATACAGTCATTTGCCGCATAACAgcatttcggtcaatgacagacctcATGTAcaacaacagtggtcccataagatcagtaccatgtagcctaggtgtgtagtaggctataccacctaggtttgtgtaagtccactctatgatgtccacacgatgacaaaatcacctaatgacacatttctcggAATGGATCCTCGTTGTTAAGTGATGCACGACTGTATGTGATGGTACCTATGACCTCATACCTTTAGTAGTACTTCATATGATAAtcagtctttaaaattttttccaatctggggagaaatgtctttttgtcataatttgcattttgctgaCCATTACAATTTTTCCCACTCTATTTTCTTTGTTCGTTTGTGCTTCTCTTCTGAGTAACCTGTTGTTTTCTTTGTGCACCTTTCTATtgggtcttttctttttcatagtgaTTTAAATATACTCTAGATGATAATCCTTTGTTAGATGCTTTCTTCTAGTCAGTGTGATCCAAATTTGTAGTGTTTCAtttgtagttttttattttatgtagtcAGATCTGCTATTTTTCATTTATAGTGCGTGAATTTTAGGAAGCCTTGCCCctctaaatttccccttttaaaaaaaaaatacttcagtaGTTTTGTACTTTAACTCATTACTCCTACATGGCATTTCTAATGATATAAAATCTTATCTAACTCCATTTTTTCCCAAATAGATCCCAGTTGTTCCTATACGTGCTGTTTTTTGAATAGTTTATCCTTTTCACATCCTGTACTAGTAGCACACTCTGTAAGTCACTCTAACTTTACAGTATGTTTTGTTaacagcttattttttttaatttcatgcaGTGTTTAAAAGTTGCTTACTTAGTTTATTAATTAATAGCTTAATCTGTTTCTATTTGCTAATTcagaaaataggaataatatgTAACAGCACATAGGCCATTGCCAGGCCACATAATAAGTCTTCATTTAACAtcattctccccttccttcttcacTACATTGTAGGTAGTAACTTTGCTAGCTAAAGGACCATCAGGTAACTGAAGTTTTACTTTGAGGATAATATATTCTTGAACTAACTACCTTTTAGGCTTAATGAAATGCATGTGGGTGAACATATGTACAcaaaaatcattatattttattctctttcagtTTCAGGAGACAAGTATTATCTTTAAATCTAAATGGGTGCAATTCACTAATGAAAAAATTACAGCATCTTTTTGCCTTTTTGGCTCATACACAGGTAAGTGTAAATATGTGTAATATGTATATGTTAACTTCATTGATAACACTCTTTAAATTTCACATTAGACCAAACTTGGTGAACCTTTTTAattgataaaataatatatatctcACCCAACACAACAAATCCACTTAGAAATACTAAAGAGATACTGCCTAAAACCAGGATATGccctaaatttttatttcttcctcctactTTCCATTCTTGTAGATGAATATTATGCTGacctatttttctaattattacaGGTAAAATCTGATTTTATATCCAGTAAATAAGCTCATTCATGaggaaatctttttaaatatgtctttAATAGTTTATAGGTACTAGACTGATAGATTTTCAGAGTAATGAACAATTGAAATAATTTTGTGGCACATTGCCTTCTCTTTCATTGTGACTAAAACTTTAAGTTCTAGAATGTAATGGATAAACAgaactgtttattttatttgcaatAAGAATTGTTCATCCATTACATTCTAGAGCTTAAAATTTTGTGCTGATCTTTTATGTCCACAAATTAATCCAAGGAAATGAATTTATACTAATGGCAAGAAAATCACACATagtatgtattcattcattcagcagacatTGAGAGACACAATATACAGTCTGATAAGCATACAAAGAGGAATCCTTATGCTCAAGGAACTGTAAATTTTGAGCAATGCGTGTGAATAATATATACCATgtataaataatacatattattattttctggttttactCTGATTGTCTTAGTTTCACAGAGGTCTAAAGGAGTAGGTCATTAGAGCCAGAAGAGAAGATGGATTCAGAACTGATGGGATTGACTTGACAGGAATGCCTTATTTCCTTTCTATAAGCTGAGAAGTATCTCAAGTATAACTTCTTAAATGGAAAGAATTAAGACTGGATTGACATATTAGATGATAGTGATGGCCTATGAGTACTAATATACTCAAAGGGATAATGTTGTTATTCTCTATCTAGGGGAACTATGTTCACAAATTAAATTTAGATCTCAGGACCAAGGGAGATGAAATCTCCTCCCTCCAACTCCCAAACATTCTTTCCTAGTAAATTAACTTCTGCACTTGCTTTATCACTAGTCTATATTTACTGTATActatatgtaatatgtatgtatatatgtatctacGTATATACATGTAGACATGAATACATTATAGATACTATATTAACTTATTAAATCAGAACTATTAGAAAAAACCTTAGGAGATTTCCATGctcccaagaaaaaaagaaaagaattaacaaGAGAACCTAATTAAAGTTCTGTCAGAGTTAAGACCCTGTCTGATAGCAGgccaaaaagaattattttaggtAGGCAGATTTCCTTTTaattgaaaagacttttttcttgtaattaataaagctaacatttattgagcatttaaatTGGTCTAGCTCCTGTGCTAAGTGGTTTACTTGTGTCATCTCTTAATCTTCAAAACCGATCTATGAGTTAATAGGgtagtattcccattttacagatgaaaaaacggGCTCATGTTACCTTCTTTCAGGGTCATACAAACTCATGCAAGATTGGGATATAGACCAAATGACTCTGGCGCCCATGCTCAAGCAGTACTCTAAACTTCCTTCCTTCAAAGTACTATAACAGTCCTATTTCAATCAAGTTTTCCTTAACTGAGGGCTCTCTGTTATATAccacaaatattcaaaatattggaaGAATTGTAAATTTTCAAGTTATAATCACATCTTTTCAGATgccttttcagttctttttttcttgtggcaaaatctaggatttgaacctagattGCTCCAAAGTCTAGATTGCTCCCCAAAGAACAACCACTTCACTAAACTGCCACtgtactaaaaaaaataaaatcagcaagGTCCCTAACCAGTGCGCTCACATTCTGTATATTTATGACGTGTGGACCCAGTCTAGGAAATGTTCACCTAAAGGATGTATGCATGGCCCTTGTAGAGTATTCCCCTTATTactttatccaaaatatatattcattaacATATCTTTTTCAGATttggtttttcaaaaaattgtggACTCAAGTACATGACTATCATAGAGGGATAATGCCAAGAGCATTATATTAAGAGTTAGACCTGGGTTCTGATGTAATTCCCCCTGCCACTaatttagctgtgtgaccttgggcaagtcacatcaTTTCTCTAGATCTTaattctcatctgcaaaatgagaagtTATGATTGAAGATTACGTAAATTGATTTCGAACTAATTTTGTCTTCCTCCATGTTTGGCACTTTGTAGTAAAGGTTAAGCACAAGGTAATTTTAAGTAATCTTTATTAAACATATAttgagatttcatttatttggttCATAGTGTGAGAATCACTTGCTTGTATTTTCTATACTAATATCAAAAGAGAGAAGCCTATGCACCTCGGATATTCTTTGAGGCTTCCAGACCTCCATGGTTTACCCCTAGATCTCAGCAGGACTGTTCTGAATACCTCAGATTTCTGCTAGACaggtaaaaagtatttttaaagttatgattTGAATTGTGTTCTTTCATAACAGATTATTTCTACAGAATAttgtttttacctttaaaaacatatttcaagtGTTAAGTCTTTAAAATACCTTGCgttccttgtatttttttaagtgttcttttgttcttaatttggtttcttttttaaattttcttacttTAGACCAgctgttctcaaagtgtggtacaAGGACCCCTAGGGGTTTCCAAATCACTTTCAGAGGTCttcccttttccaactacatatctgtgtatatatagtTGAGGCCAGGTTTTCTCCATATGCTTCATCTAAGACAACATATTACAATAGATTGAATGCAAAGCAGCTATGAGGATACAGCTGTCTTCTAAGCCAGATACTTGAAATACttgcaaaatataaaatggtgccattcttctcattaaatttttttagttttagaaaatataactttttcattaaaaaatgttgtTTATATTAATTAACATGTAAtgtgtttattattgtttttaaatgtattatcttattaCTTGTATTCTCAGTTTTTGaatacagtaaatattgatagatacaACTACATAAATGAAAGCTCTTGGGTTcctcaattatttttaagaatataaaggGGTCTTGAGACCAAAAAATTTAATAGCTGCTTCTTTAGACCAGTTTGAACTTGAGtgtgtttggtttattttattgtctttacCACTCCATTAATAAAACCTATTCTCTTCTTGTATCTCCTTGTGTTTGCTTCCCTTCTGTGATATGAATGACTAGTAAAGTTAGTTGAGCTCAACATGTGCGATCTTCCTTCCATTCAGCTGAGGATATGTCAAATggtttctgtgtgccaggctttCCATGAGATGTCAGGCAGACAGGTAGAGCAGACAATTAATGGACATATATAATTAACTGTAATGTAATAAGTGCTATAAAATAGCAGTATGAAGAAAATGTAATAAGACTATAGGGAAGTAATAGCCCCTGGCTTCTCTTCTAATCTACATTCTCCAGTTGTTCAATATTCTGCTTGAttgaaaaaagggagaaacttgattttttaaattaagcattatatttgataaaaataatttgactGTTTATCTAAgccatcaatatttttaaatagaaatgacATTTAAACTTAAGTGAAGTAGCTATATAATGATATACTGTCCTGCAGGCtccatgaagaagaaaagatCTTGAAAGTTCAGTCCTCACACAAGCCTTCTGAAAGTCTGGGGTGCAGTGAAACTTCTTTACAGGAAGTAGCCAGTAAGGCAGCTTTCCTAACAGAGAGCCCTTGCACAAGTGATGGTGAGAAGACTTTAATAGAAAAAATGTTTGGTGGAAAACTACGGACTCACATATGTTGTTTGAACTGCAGGAGTACCTCACAAAAAGTGGAAGCCTTTACGGATCTTTCACTTGCCTTTTGTCCTTCCTCTTTGGAAAACTTGTCTTTTCAAGATCCAGCATTATCACCCAGTACACAAGGTGGTGGTCTACTGCGAGCCAGTGTCCCCGGTCCTTCGGAAGAACCGGGAGTTTATAATCCAGCAACAGCTGCCTTTGTCTGTGACTCAGCTGTGAATGAAAGAATGGTAGGCAGTCCTCCTGATGAGTTTTGCTGTACTGAAAACACTTCTGTCCCTAATGAATCTAGCAAGATTCTTGTTAATAAAGATGTACCTCACAAACCAGGAGGTGAAACCACACCTTCTGTAACTGACttactaaattattttttggCTCCAGAGATTCTAACTGGTGACAACCAATATTATTGTGAAAACTGTGCCTCTCTGCAGAATGCTGAGAAAACTATGCAAATCACGGAGGAACCTGAATACCTTATTCTTACGCTCCTGAGATTTTCATATGATCAGAAGTATCAtgtgagaagaaaaattttagacAATGTGTCACTGCCACTGGTTTTGGAGTTGCCAGTTAAAAGAACTACTTCTTCCTCTTCATTGTCAGAAAGTTGGTCTATAGATGTCGACTTCACTGATATTAGTGAGAACCTAGCTAAAAAATTAAAGCCTTCTGGAACTGAAGAAGTTTGCTGCCCCAGATTGGTGCCCTATCTATTAAGTTCTGTTGTCGTTCACTCTGGTATATCCTCTGAAAGTGGGCATTACTATTCTTATGCCAGAAACATCACAGGTTCAGAGTCCTCATACCAGGTGTGCCACCAGTCTGAAACTCTGGCATTAGCGTCCTCCCGGAGTCATTTACTAGGAAGAGATAGTCCCAGTGCAGTTATTGAACAGGATttggaaaataaggaaatgtCAAAAGAATGGTTTTTATTTAATGATAGCAGAGTGACGTTTACTTCATTTCATTCAGTCCAGAAAATTACAAGTAGGTTTCCAAAGGACACAGCTTATGTGCTTTTGTATAAAAAACAGAACAGCACTAATAGTTTAAGTGCTAATAATTCAACCAGTGGACTCTGGGTAAATGGAGACCCACCTCTACAGAAAGAACTTATGGATGCTATAACAAAAGACAATAAACTCTATTTACAGGTAAGTTGGAAATATAAGCTTCATCatttgtagaaaatatttaaacacttaACGGGTGGTTAAATGAGTACCCTAATTTTGAAATCCAGCTTAACGTCTACATTTTTAAGGAATTTACAGTGGTGATTTTGAAATTTGAGTCTGAGTTTATATGAAATGGGTTCAACCTATATAACTAAATTGTCTTACTTTCTAATGTTATGAATTAATTATGAAAAGTCACAATTAGTTGCAGTATAGAAGaccttatttgtttttaattacaaaagatGAGATCATTATAAAATCATTCCACAGAAATATGGCAAGTTTACTAAAATGTAAGTATCTTCCCTCTGCTCTTCAGTCCCACTGCCTGGGGAAACAACTGCTAAATTTGGTGTTTATTCCATTCTAGACCTTTGTATAAATATTTGAAGGGCTGTTTATCGACATTCAGGTGAATAAGATAAAGAACACTAAGAGGCAGACTATGTAGAGCAAGGACATTTTTACTCTTGAAGGACCTGAGCAATAAAACCAAGGAGATGATAGAACAATTAGTAAAGAAAAGCCATGGAATAAAAGTTTCATATCACCTGAATTTACTTGTAAATATACTTTTTGCAAGGAGTTAGTGACTTTATTACTTTAAAGTTAATGAAGATCTTGCtgaaagtatttttctttgaagCCTGCCAACTTGCTATCAACATAAAGGATCAGCAGTAATTATAGGTGAGACTGTAGGCATATTAATTGGGTAGTCCAAGTGATTTTATGAGTTTAGATAAGTTTCTAAAAATTTTGTGTTTCACACAAAGTCACAAAACTCTTAAAAGATACAGATagaataagagaagaaatagGCCACTATGGTGCTGATTTTTAGAAGGACGTTTTCAAATTTACTGTAAAATGCTCAATGATAcatgatacatttttaaagggataTGGTGGTATTTTAGAgtgacacaaaaataataaactttacaggaaaaaaattagaaattcagaatATTTGTTAGAACTGATTGACTACCAAAGATTCTATTATCCAATCAGAAGGCTTACAGTCAAGGTAATGGAATGTATTCAGCCATGTCCCTCTTGGAGGGGTGGAGTGAGGGTAAGAAGGTTGGGTTGAAATAGAAATTTTCTGTACTATAGAACATAGAAAATAAAGCCTAATGCAGTCTTGACTTTTGGAAATATGCAGATTATTTATATATCAATGATTGGGTGAAGTATTTATCAAAGGAGAGACATGagttttgaaaagatgaaaaccTACTATAAACTACTCTAATTTCTGTGATTGGAATTCTAAAAGTTCTTACAACAGTAACAACTCTGTTGTAGCCTAGCTCCGAATGATTTTCTCTATCTTGCCATTTACTCCATTGCATCCTGATTTTACAATATTTGAGTGTGATGAGTCATTCTTACTATTGTTTTAAGGCCCATATGTCactataaaagaaaagcattatGTACTTTGTCactataaaagaaaagcattatGTACTTTGTTAATTCAGTTTTTCAGTGTTGGGCAGTTCTAAATTCTATCTTAAGTCTCAGATTAGCAAATTGTTAATgagaaaagatattgctaagttTTGCGTTAAGGTATTTATTTACCTGTATTAAGACAGGCTATTAAAGCTTAATTGTCAAAGTGcctttttaaagcaaattacaataataaatattcaacTCTTAATTAGaaacttaaatatatttatattttgtattatttacatttaaatacaaTAATGTAATTGATATGGTTTGAATTGTGATGTTTCTCATACTATTTAACCAAATCATTCTGGTGTTTTAAGTCTGTGTTCAGAGACTGTTGTTTCTTCTGTTACTGATAAACACGTTCTCAGAATTGCCAGGCAGGGGGAGTGTGTGATGTTGAGGTTTTTGTATACAGCAGTTTTCAgctgtcatttttttcattttgagcaCAGagagtgtgtatatgtatgtttttcttactctcatttttgtttttacattcgCTTTTTTAGGTATAGTTCAAAATTTGTGCCTATTTAATAGTAATAATGGCTTATAGTGGATTGCTAAGTCTAGAATACAACTTTAGCTCTAAGAAATAGCATTGTATCTATTTATAAAACAGTTGtaaaaatttaattgaattttaGTAAAAGTAAGGATGTGGAGTTGAACATTTTGAGCTTCTTTACTTTTGAGCAGTACTGCAAatgaatttaccattttagtACATATCCGGGGAGCTGCTTTCTTTAATACTATACAATCACATTAGAAATTCACCTTGTATAATTTTAGCAAGCTTTTTTTAGGATTCCACTTTTGAATTTTACTAAAGTCACAACTAGATTTACAAGTGTTAGAAAgaaactcttgctgtttctaGTATTGGCAAGATTAGTGGTTTTGAAAAGCCTGGGCAGAAAATACTATATGACAAATCATTTTCTACTCTGTTTCATAGCCTGACACACAGGAGAGCAAAACAAATTGTGGACCTCAAAGTAAATTTTGGAAAAGGCTTTACTCTCCATATATTTCTTTCACCTCAGTCCAACTTCCATTAGGAGTATCTCCATTATTTTAGCGCCTGGACTACAAAAATTATGCTTTTGGTTAAAATCCAGTGAGAGAAAGATTGTGTAAGTTGCACCACCAGTGCACTGTGAAGATATCACCTGTCCCACAGGTCCCACGTCAACTGCAGGCagacttctctcctttcttactaggtttcttttctttgtttctttggaaaAGGTGGTAGTTtgatgtcttaatttttttctttatcctacGTACAGAGAGTATACATTATATCTGTgtagtttacagaaaaataaaagatgaattaaTTTCATGTTAACAGATTTACTTAAATGAGAGATCTAAATATACTGAAAGTTATTTGTCCCAAAGCAACAGTAACTCCTTTCTGTGAATAGACCTATAGTCCACTACTGAAATATGAATTAACTTTATTACTTGATAAAAAATTAGGATATAAATTGCATATTCTGTGAGAATCCTAATTTTTGACTTTATacacaattttctcatctgtattaagagaaataaaatggaaaggaatTTTCCCtacttttacccatttttaagcTTGTCTTCTGAAACAGAGTATCATACATTTTTCTCTGTCAGccatgtatttatataaataggtaagaaagcaaaaaaggaatATTACTTTCTTGGGAAGCTCTGTGTCTTGAAATATAGGTTTCAGGTGTCTCAGAAGCAGTGGAGTTATTCacttaattttgtgttttgtgtgtCCTTCAAAATAGCTTCTGGGGAGAAAGCACTTTTTACAAAGTCCAGGCAAAATGCCATGTCTTTCGGGAGCAGAAATTCTTGAGCTCTACCTTGCCCATtccttcaattttgtttatttcattagATAACATGATCTGTACCTGAAACCAGATATTGTTTCTTAGGCACAGAGTTATATTTTCATTGCTTGTTTAGATAGTTTAATAAATTATAGAGCTACAGCAGaggattttgtttcttatttttgtgtctatttctgATTtatctatggcttttattttctatctATAAAACATTTGTAATTCTTGCTTTAATTTTAGAGATGgaagaataaattaatatatcTCCTGAAAAATATTGTGTAGTTAGACCTTATACAGAGGGCACAgcaattataaatgtaaatgacagagaaaaatgaaaaaaaaatgtttttgagaaatatcctgCAAATTATATTTTAGAAGCCTCTCTAAGCCCTATCAGGGTTAATTAGGTCGTTCTGTTACAAGGATTTGTTATCTAAGGTCACATTCAGCCATAGAAATATGTGACACTTGATCATTTGTGTATTGGGAATCACACAGCAGTCAGTGTATGCTACTGAGAAACAAGGTATCTATAATATGAGGGATAGATGTCAGAATAAgcctgggtttttttccccataataaAATATTGGGCGTCTTATAAAAGGGGGAGAATAGTTAACTAAAAAAATTTagctagaggggccagccccgtggccaagtggttaaattcgcacactctgctgcggcggccctgggttttgcaggttcggatcctggatgcggacatggcaccgctcatcaagccaggctgaggcggtgtcccacatgccacaactagaaggacccacaactaaaatatacaactatgtaccggggggctttggggagaaaaaggaaaaaaataaaatctttaaaaaaaaaattagctagaAATTATAATATTACCTTGCTGGATGGAGCAAAGTAACTGGGCTTTCAGTTGAAAATTGGAAATAGTACAGTTTCTGTTATTAATGTTAACTGTATTTGAAAGTTCTTCAGGATGATTATGCCTAACAAATTAAGAGTTATGCTATTACCAGTGGCTGTTAAACCTTGTTGACATCCACCTCATTTGAAAGTTATAGACCCTTTCCCAGAAAGATGAGCACATGCCAGAATGTTTTGCATATGCTTCCAAGGAGTTTGTGCCAGTTTTAGAATCCAGTTTTAAACCTTTCCAaatgaatttgtcattttttattcaCATTGGCTCCTTTTGTGGCTAAGTACCTTACAGTGTTATAATCTGAgatcattaatatttattgaggacctaatatgtgtctggcacatgataaATGTGGTTCCTGATAAAAGTTGTAATAATCTGGTAGGGAAAATTTTTAAGGAGATAGGTTCCATTTTCCTTAGCACTGTTTTTGAGATCTGTCTTACTTTTATTTACTGAGAAGTATTCTAAGGAAAGGGTAGAAAAAATTCAGTCCTCTTTCATTATTTGTACCTTTTACTGTAATCACCCACTTCCAAAATAGCCCCACTTGATAGAGAGTGGATAATCCATCGTCATAACTGTTGAACTCTACATTctgtatattagaaaagaaatctCTTCCTATTTGTGTTGATGAGTGTTGCAAGAATTGTAGTATTTCTGTAGAGAAATTTTAGAGCTGtgggtttcagtttcctcttctgtaaagtgaggCAGTATTGAAACAGAGTGTTCTCTATTGAAACAGAACAGCCTTTAGGATCTGTTGTTCTGTCGAGTTTCACCAGGATTTTGCTCTCTATCTTGTTTGCTCCATCTGTGTTTACATACTTACCTTAGTAAGATTTGGTAAGGATTAGTATAATCAGTAATTTTTTAGTTACTGAAATTTGAAGGATGCTTATTAAGGATTAAggcagttttaaaatatttatataggtGATATACCCATCAGTTGTATTTAGGATTTTCACtgtataaaaattacttttaattttaggaACAAGAGTTGAATGCTCGAGCCCGGGCCCTACAAGCTGCATCTGCCTCCTGTTCGTTTCGGCCCAATGGATTTGACGACAATGATCCGCCAGGAAGCTGCGGACCAACTGGTGGAGGCGGCGGCGGAGGATTTAATACAGTCGGCAGACTCGTGTTTTGATCCCGAGAGTCCAAAATGCACTGGTCACAAAACATCCAGTACCGTGACTGTTAAAATGTCAAACTGTAACAAATACCATATcatatcttctatttttcttttcattagacCCTTATACTTTAAGAAAACACACTCAGTGCTTGATTTAATTTTCTTGACAATACATTTATTAACAAAATGCATCATGGGAAAAAAATCTACCTCTTAAAATTCCATTTGCTTTCGTGGATAGATATGCTTGACcaaaaattttcagagaaaaatgtgTACCTGGTCCCTAATTAAGCTGCATTAAATTTAGTAGAGGTATTTAAATGGtcctattaagaaaaaatataattcatttagcatcttttaaaagaattaatgttAGAAGTGAAGGAAATAttgttaaaaaagaaggaaaatccttTATTTCCTATGTAGTTATCCCATTATTAAATTCAAGTCTTTGAAAAATACTAGAGATGATACAGTCTCTAATGAAGgcaataacataaaatgtatcaagCTGTAGTACTTTTCAGGTTTTAGTGCTGTCTTCAGCATCACTGTATCTGCATTTCaaatacaaatgttttaaaaaaggattatttatacatatgtgcTGAATGATTTTAAGAAAGGTGCATGATCCTATAGGAGCAACATTTTTACCTAAAAATTGCTAAATTTGTAGTATTTATAATTgtttaaggattttaaaattatatttcagggAGTATTTCTTCTGTGTGTTTTGAAGGAGGTGAGTTCTGTATGTGCCTTGCAGTATTGTAATTCAAAAATAGGAATCTTTGGCTGcggaaaagtttttttaaaatgaaatgttaggAAGTAATTTTTTGTGCTAACattaaaattataactttttGAAAGGTATTAGATTTTCCTGAAGTAAAATCTGATGGTTctaaatcaataagtgtgatagTTCATTTTTAACTCTTAGAAGAATTCAGAAGAAATGAACCTAGTCAAGtaaaaaatcttttttgattTTGTTACTTAATCCTCAGAATATTAAACATTGATCGCATATTTTCAGAGTTgtacatttgggtttttttttgtttgagtcATATGTTTTGCACAGTTGTTTCTATTTCATAGTTTCAGATAAAACATTGAAATGTCAGACCCTACCATCCCGCATTTTCTTTTGCCAGGAAACTGGAAACAAGCCAGTTCTCCTGGGTCTTGATTATACAAGATTCAAGAGTTATCCGAAATGTCCCCCTTCCTAAGGGCTTTCACTTATCCATGGTTGTACATTGTTCTAAAGATTGGtctcatatttattttgaaaacattttaaggaaAGAATGTTCTTTGGTGATTTGGGTTTTATCTTTTTCCCAGGCTTTTAGTGTCATTAGTTACAAACAGAATTCCTCATCTTCATTCCACTACCTCTCACTCCTAACCTGCTTCCAGTCACTAGAAAGATTAGGAAATTTGATtggattaaaa
Proteins encoded in this region:
- the USP38 gene encoding ubiquitin carboxyl-terminal hydrolase 38 isoform X2, encoding MIDWLSWPLAQHVDTWVIALLKGLAAVQKFTILIDVTLLKIELVFNRLWFPLVRPGALAVLSHMLLSFQHSPEAFHLIVPHVVNLVHSFKSDGLPSSTAFLVQLTELIHCMMYHYSGFPDLYEPILEAIKDFPKPSEEKIKLILSQSAWTSQSNSLASCLSRLSGKSETGKTGLINLGNTCYMNSVIQALFMATDFRRQVLSLNLNGCNSLMKKLQHLFAFLAHTQREAYAPRIFFEASRPPWFTPRSQQDCSEYLRFLLDRLHEEEKILKVQSSHKPSESLGCSETSLQEVASKAAFLTESPCTSDGEKTLIEKMFGGKLRTHICCLNCRSTSQKVEAFTDLSLAFCPSSLENLSFQDPALSPSTQGGGLLRASVPGPSEEPGVYNPATAAFVCDSAVNERMVGSPPDEFCCTENTSVPNESSKILVNKDVPHKPGGETTPSVTDLLNYFLAPEILTGDNQYYCENCASLQNAEKTMQITEEPEYLILTLLRFSYDQKYHVRRKILDNVSLPLVLELPVKRTTSSSSLSESWSIDVDFTDISENLAKKLKPSGTEEVCCPRLVPYLLSSVVVHSGISSESGHYYSYARNITGSESSYQVCHQSETLALASSRSHLLGRDSPSAVIEQDLENKEMSKEWFLFNDSRVTFTSFHSVQKITSRFPKDTAYVLLYKKQNSTNSLSANNSTSGLWVNGDPPLQKELMDAITKDNKLYLQEQELNARARALQAASASCSFRPNGFDDNDPPGSCGPTGGGGGGGFNTVGRLVF
- the USP38 gene encoding ubiquitin carboxyl-terminal hydrolase 38 isoform X1 — protein: MDKILEGLVSSSHPLSLKRMIVRKVVESAEHWLDKAQCEAMFDLTTRLILEGQDPFQRQVGHQVLEAYARYHRPEFESFFNKTFVLGLLQQGYHSLDRKDVAILDYIHNGLRLIMSCPSVLDLFSLLQVEVLRMVCERPEPQLCARLSDLLTDFVQCIPKGKLSITFCQQLVRTIGHFQCVSTQEKELREYVSQVTKVSNLLQNIWKAEPSTLLPSLQEVFASISSTDASFEPSVALASLVQHIPLQMITVLIRSLTTDPNVKDASMTQALCRMIDWLSWPLAQHVDTWVIALLKGLAAVQKFTILIDVTLLKIELVFNRLWFPLVRPGALAVLSHMLLSFQHSPEAFHLIVPHVVNLVHSFKSDGLPSSTAFLVQLTELIHCMMYHYSGFPDLYEPILEAIKDFPKPSEEKIKLILSQSAWTSQSNSLASCLSRLSGKSETGKTGLINLGNTCYMNSVIQALFMATDFRRQVLSLNLNGCNSLMKKLQHLFAFLAHTQREAYAPRIFFEASRPPWFTPRSQQDCSEYLRFLLDRLHEEEKILKVQSSHKPSESLGCSETSLQEVASKAAFLTESPCTSDGEKTLIEKMFGGKLRTHICCLNCRSTSQKVEAFTDLSLAFCPSSLENLSFQDPALSPSTQGGGLLRASVPGPSEEPGVYNPATAAFVCDSAVNERMVGSPPDEFCCTENTSVPNESSKILVNKDVPHKPGGETTPSVTDLLNYFLAPEILTGDNQYYCENCASLQNAEKTMQITEEPEYLILTLLRFSYDQKYHVRRKILDNVSLPLVLELPVKRTTSSSSLSESWSIDVDFTDISENLAKKLKPSGTEEVCCPRLVPYLLSSVVVHSGISSESGHYYSYARNITGSESSYQVCHQSETLALASSRSHLLGRDSPSAVIEQDLENKEMSKEWFLFNDSRVTFTSFHSVQKITSRFPKDTAYVLLYKKQNSTNSLSANNSTSGLWVNGDPPLQKELMDAITKDNKLYLQEQELNARARALQAASASCSFRPNGFDDNDPPGSCGPTGGGGGGGFNTVGRLVF